CCTGCCGGAAGGCGTCCACCTTCAGGTGCCGGGTCGCGTAGGAGCCGAGCGCGGCCTCCACGAGCGTGGTGTCGTTGGTGCGCAGCGCCTCGTGGACGAGGGGCAGCGCGAGGTCGCCGAAGGAGGGATCGTTGTCTTCCAGGAGCGGCAGGGCGCGCAGGACGGCCCGCTGCTCGGAGGGGTCGCCGCGCCGGTACAACTCTGCCGTGGTGGTGGCGAGTTCGTCCCCGCACTGCGGCAGTGCGAGCAGCAGAGCCGCGCGCACTGCGTCGGCGGTGGGGCGCCCGCACCGGCGGGCGGCGGCGGGGAAGAGGACCTGGATGGTGTCG
Above is a genomic segment from Streptomyces sp. R21 containing:
- a CDS encoding EboA domain-containing protein, with amino-acid sequence MTSQHHGLSAATSDPPLTLDTLLSPDAQDWLATATARIAADPDTIQVLFPAAARRCGRPTADAVRAALLLALPQCGDELATTTAELYRRGDPSEQRAVLRALPLLEDNDPSFGDLALPLVHEALRTNDTTLVEAALGSYATRHLKVDAFRQAVLKCVFCEIPLDRISGLPERADGELARMLADFARERTAAGQPVPSDIEPLIRAFPAPPIPEGAA